The genomic segment CTACCCGACCGCCGCCGCCATGTCGTTCCTGCTCATGGCGCTCATCCTGATCATGGTCACCGTCTATATGCGCAAGGCCGGAACGGAGGAGCTGGTCTGATGACCGCCGTGACCTCATGGACGCCCGTGCGCTGGCTGCGCCGCAACGCCGTCGTCCTCGCCGGCCTGGCCGGCCTGCTCTATCTGCTGCTGCCGAACGCGGTGGTGCTGCTGTTCTCGTTCAACGACCCGGCGGGGCGCTTCAACTACGAGTGGCGCACCTTCTCCACCGAGGCCTGGACCAACCCGTGCGGGGTCGCCGACATGTGCGGCTCGCTCACGCTGAGCCTGCGGATCGCCGTCCTCGCCACGCTCGGCGCGACGGCCTTCGGCACCCTGGCCGCCTTCGCCCTGGCCCGCCACCGCTTCCGCGGCAGGGGCGCGGCGAACGGGCTGATCTTCCTGCCGATGGCCATGCCCGAGGTGGTGATGGCGGCCTCGCTCGGCACGCTGTTCCTCAACATGCGCGTCGGCTTCGGCTTCACCACCATCCTCATCGCGCACATCATGTTCTGCCTGAGCTTCGTCGTCGTCGCGGTCAAGGCGCGGGTGGCGTCCATGGACCCGCGGCTGGAGGAGGCCGCCCGGGACCTCTACGCCGGGCCGCTCCAGACGTTCCTGCGGGTCACGCTGCCGCTGGCCGCCCCCGGTATCGCGGCGGGCGCCCTGCTCAGCTTCGCGCTGTCCTTCGACGACTTCGTCGTCACCCAGTTCAACGCGGGCCCCTCGACCGTCACCTTCCCCATGTTCGTGTGGGGTGCCGCCCAGCGCGGGGTGCCCGTGCAGGTCAACGTGATCGGAACGGCCATGTTCCTGATCGCCGTCGGCATCGTGCTGGCCGGGCAGCTCACCGCCCGCCGCCGGGGAAGGAGCACCGCATGACCGGCCGCGGCACCCGGGAGGCGGACGCCGCCCTGCACGCCCTGGCGGCCGCCCGGCCCGTGCCCTTCTGGCTGGACGACCCCGCGCGCCGGCCGGCCGCCGCCCCGGCCCTGGTCGGCGAGGAGAGCTGCGATCTGCTGGTCGTCGGCGCCGGCTACAGCGGACTGTGGACCGCGCTGCTCGCCAAGGAGCGGGACCCAAACCGGGACGTCGTCGTCATCGAGGCCCGGGAGACCGGCTGGGCCGCCTCCGGACGCAACGGCGGCTTCTGTGCCGCCTCCCTCACCCACGGCCTGGCCAACGGCGTGGCCCGCTGGCCGGGTGAGATCGCCGTCCTGGAGAAGCTGGGCCGGGCCAACCTCGACGCCATCGAGCAGGCCGTGCAACGGTACGCGCTCGACTGCGACTTCGAACGCACCGGCGAGATCGACGTCGCCACCGAGCCCCACCAGATCGCCGAACTGCGCGAGACGGCCGCCGAGGCCGAGCGGCTGGGCCTGGGCGGGATGACCTTCCTGGACCGGGAGGCCGTACGCGCCGAGGTGGACTCCCCCGCGTTCCTGGCGGGCCTGTGGGACCGCGACGGCGTGGCCCTGCTCAACCCCGCCCGCCTCGCCTGGGGACTGCGGCGGGCCTGCCTCGACGCGGGCGTCCGCCTCTACGAGCACACCCCCGCCGAGGCGCTCGCGGCCGACGGCGGGCGCATGGCCGTACGCACCCCCTACGGGCGGGTGCGGGCGCGGCGGATCGCGCTCGGCACCAACGCCTTCCCGTCCCTGGTGCGGCGGGTGCGCCCGTACCTCGTCCCCGTCTACGACTACGCGCTGATGACCGAGCCGCTCACCGCCGCGCAGCTCGCCGCGATCGGCTGGCGCGGGCGGCAGGGGCTCAGCGACAGCGCGAACCACTTCCACTACTTCCGCCGCACCGCCGACGACCGCATCCTGTGGGGCGGTTACGACGTGCTCTACCACTTCGGCAGCCGTATCCATCCGGACCTCGACCAGCGCCCGGAGACCTTCGCCACGCTCGCCCGGCACTTCTTCGCCTGCTTCCCGCAGCTGGAGGGGGTGCGCTTCACCCACCGCTGGGGCGGCGTCATCGACACCTGCTCCCGCTTCGCGCCGTTCTTCGGCACGGCGCACGGCGGCCGCGTCGCCTACGCGGCCGGCTACACGGGGCTCGGCGTCGGGGCCACCCGCTTCGGCGCGGAGGTGATGCTGGACCTGCTGGACGGGGTGGAGAGCGAGCGCACCGCGCTGGAGATGGTCCGGACGAAGCCGCTGCCCTTCCCGCCCGAGCCGGTGCGCTGGGCGGGCATCGGCCTCACCCAGTGGTCACTGGCCCGGGCCGACGCCCGCGGAGGGCACCGCAATCTGTGGCTGCGGGCGCTGGACCGCCTGGGGCTGGGCTTCGACAGCTGACGGCGTCCTCGCCCGGCTGACGGCTGACGGCTGACGGCGTCCACCGTCCGCCCGCGGACACCCGGATCCACGTTTTCGACTGATTCACCTCGCGATTCCTCCGGAATCAGTTGCGAGATGCCTTACAGAAAACCGATTACGTCGCCAGAGGGTTGCATTACGGAAGTCCCTCGGGAAGAGTGAGGCCATGGCCCGTGACGACAGGAAAGCGAACGGCGGCCCGGCGATGGACGCCGTGTCGCTCGCCATCATCGAACAGCTCCAGGAGGACGGGCGCCGCCCGTACGCCGCCATCGGCAAGGCCGTGGGCCTGTCCGAGGCGGCGGTGCGGCAGCGGGTCCAGAAGCTGCTCGACCAGGGCGCCATGCAGATCGTCGCCGTCACGGATCCGCTCACCGTCGGCCTGCTGCGGCAGGCGATGCTGGGCATCAACGTCGAGGGCGACCTCGAACCGGTGGCCGACGCCCTCGCCGAGATGGAGGAGGTCGCCTACGCCGTCATCACGGCGGGCTCCTTCGACCTCATCGTGGAGGTCGTCTGCGAGGACGACGCCCACCTGCACGAAGTCATCAACAAGCGGATCCGGACGCTGCCCGGCGTCCGCTCCACCGAGAGCTTCGTCTACCTCAAGCTGCGGAAGCAGACCTATACCTGGGGAACCCGATAACCGTGAGCAAGGACCTGTCCCGTACCGCGTACGACCACCTGTGGATGCACTTCACCCGGATGTCGTCGTACGAGAACGCCCCCGTCCCCACCATCGTGCGCGGTGAGGGCACCCACGTCTTCGACGACCGGGGCAAGCGCTACCTCGACGGCCTCTCCGGGCTGTTCGTCGTCCAGGCGGGGCACGGCCGCGCCGAACTCGCCGAGGCCGCGCAGAAGCAGGCCCGGGAGCTCGCCTTCTTCCCCATCTGGTCCTACGCCCACCCCAGGGCCGTCGAACTGGCGGAGCGGCTGGCCGGCTACGCGCCGGGGGACCTCAACAAGGTCTTCTTCACCACCGGCGGCGGCGAGGCCGTGGAGACCGCCTGGAAGCTGGCGAAGCAGTACCACAAGCTCACCGGCAACCACACCAAGTACAAGGTGATATCCCGCGCCGTGGCCTACCACGGCACCCCGCAGGGCGCCCTGTCCATCACCGGACTCCCGGCGCTCAAGGCCCCGTTCGAGCCGCTGGTGCCCGGCGCGCACAAGGTGCCGAACACCAACTTCTACCGGGCGCCGGTCCACGGCGACGACCCGGAGGCCTTCGGCCGCTGGGCCGCCGACCAGATCGAGCAGGAGATCCTGTTCGAGGGGCCGGAGACCGTCGCCGCGGTCTTCCTGGAGCCGGTGCAGAACGCCGGCGGCTGCTTCCCGCCGCCGCCCGGCTACTTCCGGCGCGTGCGCGAAATCTGCGACCGCCACGACGTGCTCCTCGTCTCGGACGAGGTCATCTGCGCCTTCGGCCGCCTCGGCACGATGTTCGCCTGCGACAAGTTCGACTACGTGCCGGACATCATCACCTGCGCCAAGGGCATGACCTCCGGGTACTCCCCGATCGGCGCCGCGATCATCTCCGACCGCCTCGCCGAGCCCTTCTACCGGGGCGACAGCACCTTCCTGCACGGCTACACCTTCGGCGGCCACCCCGTCTCCGCCGCCGTGGCCCTGGCCAACCTCGACATCTTCGAGCGCGAGGGCCTCAACCAGCACGTGCTCGACCAGGAGAACGCCTTCCTCACCACCCTGGAGCGGCTGCACGACCTGCCGATCGTCGGCGACGTGCGCGGCAACGGCTTCTTCTACGGCATCGAACTGGTCAAGGACAAGGCCACCAAGGAGACGTTCACCGACGAGGAGACGGAGCGCGTTCTGTACGGCTTCCTCTCCCCCGCGCTGTTCGAGAACGGCCTGTACTGCCGCGCCGACGACCGCGGCGACCCGGTCGTCCAGCTCGCCCCGCCGCTCATCTCCGACCAGCGCACCTTCGACGAGATCGAGCAGATCCTCCGCACCGTCCTGACGGAGGCGTGGACGAAGCTCTGACACCCCGCGGCCGGGCGGCGGTGAGCGGAAGCGGCAGCGAGGCTCAGTCGTCTTCCTCCATCGGAGCCGGCTCGGCGTTCTCCATCCGTTCGGGCGTCCAGTACTCCTGGACGGCGGACGGGTCCTCCTGGACCTCGGAGACCGACGTCCCGCCGTCCGGGGCGGGGGACGGACCCGGTGTCTCCGCGGCGCCGGGGCGCAGGGCGATCGCGCCGGCGATCGCGGCGGCCACCCCGGCGAGGAGGAGGAGCTTGCGCGGTGCGGAGCCTTTCACGTCAATGACCTCCTGCGAGGTTCGGAAGCGCTGCGGGGGAGCCCGCTCGGCCAGTCTAGCCGCGGCGGCCGAGCGGGCACCGTGCGCCGGAGCGGCTGCTACGTCGCGCCGCCCTGGTCGTCGAACATCTGCTTGACGCTGTCCCCGAAGTAGGAACTCCGGTTCCAGCCTTCGCTGTTGATGGTGCTGGTGACCCCGTTGGTATAACCGAGTCCGCTGCTCTCGTTGAACTGCCGCATCCAGGGGCCGCCGCTCGAGCCGCCGCCGAAGTCGCAGCGGAGCTGGATCCTGCCGTCGAGCACGCCGACCCGCTGGGTCGTTCCCTGGCAGTACCACTGGCGCTGGCCGTTGTCCCGGTCCCCGGGATAACCGTTCACCGTCACGGCCTGCTCGCGCGAGTAGTTGTAGCTCAGGCCGTTGCCGCCGGTGACGTTGACGAGCTTCTGGCTGTTCAGCGGCCAGGTGGTCACCATGGCCACGTCCCAGTCGAAACTGCCGTCGTTGATCCAGCCGTTGAACGCCCGGTACTGCTTGGCCGCGAAGGTTCCGAAGGGCCGGTTGCCGTCCCGGTAGCGGGGCACATAGGCCCAGTTCCGCATCCAGTCACCGCCGTTGCCCTCGTGCACACAGTGGCCCGCGGTGATCGCCATCTGCTTGGACGAGCTGTTGAGGGCGCTCGCGGAGCAGACGTAGTCCTTGCCGTCGCTGGGCTTGGTGAAGAAGACCTTGCCGGCGACGGCCGTCTCGGTGATGGTGGGCCGGACCATGTCCTTCCGCGGTGGTGCGGACGGGGTGGAGCGGGCCGGCCCCTCGGCGGTGTCTCCGGCCGCCTCCCCCGCACGCTGCGCGGTGCCTTCGACGGACACCGGTATCGCGTTGCGCATACGCTCCGGGGTCCAGTAACGCTCCAGTTCTTCAGCGGCGTCGGCGGAGTTGATCCGCGCACCGGTGTCCAGCCGGGCCGTCGCGGTGGTGGTCGCTCCCGGATCCGACGACGGCTGCCCGGAGGACGGAGACTGCGCCGAGGCGGTCTCCAGGCCGGCCAGGAGGACGACTGCCGCCGCGGATAAAGAGAGGAATGTGCGTCTGAGCCGCATCACGTGCTCTCGCTTCCTAGAGAGTGTGAAATGACGCTGGGCAGAGCGAAATGTAGGAGTACGCCATGTTGGCGTCAATAACGCCTGTTCGGGCCATCACACGGACGATTCCGGCCTTGTCCCGCTTCGTTGGGCCGTCCGGCGCTCACCAGCCGCCGCCCCGGCCCGGTCACCGCCCCGGCCCGGTCACCGCCCCGGCCCGGTCACCGTCTCGGTCCCGCGACGGCGTAGGCCGCGGTGCCGGCGACGGTGAGGACCAGGGCCGTCCAGGTGCCCGCCGCCTCGCCGGGCGGCAGCAGCATCCAGGTCGCCACCCGCATCGGCGCACTCGTGGCGGGCGGAGCGAAGAAGGAGAAGACGAGCCAGGCGAACGGCGGCGTCCATGCGTGCCGGCCGCCCAGGAGCGCCGCGCCCAGGCCGGCCAGTCCCATCAGGCCCGCGCTGTCCCGGACGACGAAAGCGATGGTGGCCAGGGGCTCGCCCATCGTCTGCACGGTCAGGAGCACCGTGCCGACGACCGCGCCGGCGAGCAGGACGTGCGCCGCTCTGCGGGGCACCCAGCGGATCGCGGCCGTCCGGTCCAGCGCGAGGTCCTGCCCGCCGAGCCCGGTCGAGGCCGCCATCACCCCCGCGGCGAGTACGAGTGCGGGCAGCCGGGGATCACCGGGCCCTTCGTCCCCGCCCCGGGACAGGGCCCACACCGCCACCGCGCTGATCACCACCGCGGCGAGTGACGCGGGTACCCGACGCGAGCGCGCGTACAGCGTCAGCCATCTCACCGGGACGCACCGCCGGACAGCACGTCGAACGCCTCGCCCTCGCAGGAGTGCGCGGCGGTGCGCATCGCCGTGATCCGCGAGATCTGCTCGTCCCGCGGAAGCGCTGTGAGTTCCTTCCACACCGGGCGGGCCTCGGCGTCGACCTGGCGGCGCATGTCTGCCGGCAAGGTGCCGGGAAGCGGCCCGAGGTCCCCGAGGACCCAGCCCACCGCGACGGCCCGCGCGAACTCGTCTCCCCCGAAGCTGCTCCAGCCGGCAGGGGTGCAGCCGGGAACCATGCCCTTGGCGATCAGGGCCCGGGTCAGCTCCTCGCCCTTCGCGCCGGCGATGATGTCGTCGTCGAAGTCGAAGGCCACGGTCTCGCGGGACCACCGCGGCGTGGAGCCGTCCGGCAGGACCGCGGTGTTCTCCCGGACCGAGACCGGCGCGCGGCCGCCCAGGGCGTCCCGCAGCAGGCGCAGCGCCTCCTTGCCGGGACCGGCCAGGCCGGCGAGGCGCGCCTGGTGCGTCCTCGTCACGCACACCGGGCCGTCGCACACCGGCGCCGCGGCGGCCTCGTCGACGACATAGATCCGGCGCGGGTCGGAGGGGAGGACGAGCAGGGCGAGCACCGCACCCGCCAGGACGGGCGTCAGGGCGACCAGCCGGGCGCGCGGGGTCGCGGCGACCAGCAGCGCGAAGCCGGTCGCGGCCATGCCGAGCAGCCAGATCGTCTGCCCGGCGTGCACGGAGGCGGAGAGCGTGACGAGGACGTCGCGCACCTCCTGCACCGCCGGTGACAGGAGCGAGACCGGTTTCGGCTCCGTGATCGTGAGCCCCGACGCCGTGACCGACTCCGTCCGGCCCAACGACATGTGCATCAGGGCCGTGAACACGAAGGCGGCCATGGCCAGCGCGGGCGGGGTGAGCACGGACGGCAGGGCCCGCCCGGCCCCCATGCCCAGCACGGCCCCCGCGACGAGGGAGAGCGCCCCCACCAGCGAGATCGGCAGCCATCCGAGGTGCGTGTACTCGGTGTTGGCGAGCACCTGGACCGCGCCCACGAGGACGGGGAGGGCGAAGGCCGCGGTCAGGGTGATCGCCGTCGCGCCCGCCGTCGCGCCCGCGCGGTGCCGGGCGGGCCGCGGCGTGCTCGTCAGCAGCTCGGACATCTTCGAGCGGTGGTCGCGCAACCCCTGGAGAGCGCCGAGCCCCATGGCGAGCGGCCACAGGTAGAACAGCAGGCCGCGGGTCCACAGGGCCAGGGGCGTCCACTGGGCCGTCCACGCCGTGGTACCGCTCCACCACCCGCCGTTCACCAGGTACAGGAACGCCAGAGTGCTCGTCAGGACCACGGCGCCGGCCCACGGGGCGACGGAGCGCTTCAGCTCGGTGCGCAGGACGCGGACGTTCACCAGGCGCCCCTTTCCCGGCCGGGGCCCTGCAGCAGCGCCGAGTAGCCGCGCTCCAGGGGGCTGTCGCCCGTGTGCCCGGGCCCGCCCGCCGCGGCCAGCTCGTCCGGGGTGCCCTGGAAGACCAGCCGGCCCTCGTCGAGGAGCACCACGTCGGTGCAGGCGGCGGCGACGTCCTCCACCAGATGGGTCGAGACGAGCACGCAGGTGTCCGTACCCAGCTCCTGCAGCAGCTCGCGGAAGCGCAGCCGCTGCGCCGGGTCCAGGCCGACCGTCGGCTCGTCCAGCAGCAGGATCGCCGGGTCGTTGACGACGGCCTGGGCGATGCCCACGCGCCGCACCATGCCGCCCGAGAGGTTCTTCATCCGCTCGTCGGCGCGGTCCGCCAGGCCCACCCGCTCCACCGCTCGCTGCACCGCCGCGGGGATGTCCGCCTTCGGCACCTCCTTCAGCCAGGCCATGTACTCGACGAACTCGCGTGCCGTGAAGCGCTTGTAGTAGCCGAACTCCTGCGGCAGGTAGCCGATCCGGCGGCGCAGCGCACGGTGCTCGCCCATGCCGCCCGCGGACTCGCCGAGCAGCTCCAGGGTGCCGCCGGTGGGGCGCAGTACGGTGGCCAGCGCGCGGATGAGGGTGGTCTTGCCCGCCCCGTTGGGGCCGAGGAGTCCGTGCACGCCGGTTCCCAGCGACAGGTCGAGGCCGTCGACGGCCATCCGTTTCCTGCCGACCCGGACCTTCAGCCCGGTGGCCCGGATCTCCCAGGCGTAGGGCGTCGGCGCGAGGTCGGCCGCGCTCACGGCGGACGTCATGTGGTGTTCCTTTCCGATCGTCATCGATGGGCTCCCAGCACCGAGTACGCGCCTCTGCGGGCGATCACGACACCGATGCCGAGGGCGAGGATCAGCCCCCACGCGGGCAGACCACCGGTCTGCAGGGCGAAGGCGGTACGGCTGGTGGCCAGGGTCGGCGCCACGACCACGGCCGCCCACACGGCGGCCAGTACGACGGCGGCGCGGGTCACACCGACCGCACCGCCGAGCGCCAGCGTCGCCGCCGTGAAGGCCAGGCAGGGCAGCAGCCACTGAGCCACCATCACCCCCGTCACCCACCCGCACACCAGCAGCGCGGGGACGACCACGGCGAGCACGGCCGCGGTGCGCCGCAGCACCAGGGGGAGCCCGGCCCGGGGCACCGAGGCCGTCAGCTCGTACGCCGGGTCCAGACCGCGCGACCAGGACGCCGCGACACCGAGCACGGGCAGGACCGGCGCGGACAGCAGCACCAGCGACACCTCGCCGGCACCGGTACCGGTGCCGGTGCCCACCACGTCGAGCAGCAGGGCCAGCAGCGTCACGCCCACAACCATGGCCAGCCACGGCACCATCACGGGCGTCATCCACCGGGACAGCCGCGCCGGCCGGCGCCGGCCGCGCGGCATCGTGGCGGTGACCGCCAGCCGGGGTTCGAGACCGGACCACACGGAGTCGACCAGCGCCGCCACGGCGGGCACCTCGGCACCGACGACGGCGGACAGCCGGTCACGGCACACCCGGCACGTCTCCAGATGGGCCTCCACGGCCCACACCTCGTCGGCGGCGAGGTCCGCGCCGCCGTGCGCGTAGGCCTCGATGATCCGCGTCGACGCGTGTTCCGCCCTCATGCCAGCGCCCTCCGCATCTCGGTCCGGGCCCGGCGGGCACGGGTCTTGACCGTGCCCTCGGGCAGCCCGAGCAGCACCGCGGTCTCCCGGACGGACAGCCCGTC from the Streptomyces xinghaiensis S187 genome contains:
- a CDS encoding ABC transporter permease — encoded protein: MTAVTSWTPVRWLRRNAVVLAGLAGLLYLLLPNAVVLLFSFNDPAGRFNYEWRTFSTEAWTNPCGVADMCGSLTLSLRIAVLATLGATAFGTLAAFALARHRFRGRGAANGLIFLPMAMPEVVMAASLGTLFLNMRVGFGFTTILIAHIMFCLSFVVVAVKARVASMDPRLEEAARDLYAGPLQTFLRVTLPLAAPGIAAGALLSFALSFDDFVVTQFNAGPSTVTFPMFVWGAAQRGVPVQVNVIGTAMFLIAVGIVLAGQLTARRRGRSTA
- a CDS encoding NAD(P)/FAD-dependent oxidoreductase; its protein translation is MTGRGTREADAALHALAAARPVPFWLDDPARRPAAAPALVGEESCDLLVVGAGYSGLWTALLAKERDPNRDVVVIEARETGWAASGRNGGFCAASLTHGLANGVARWPGEIAVLEKLGRANLDAIEQAVQRYALDCDFERTGEIDVATEPHQIAELRETAAEAERLGLGGMTFLDREAVRAEVDSPAFLAGLWDRDGVALLNPARLAWGLRRACLDAGVRLYEHTPAEALAADGGRMAVRTPYGRVRARRIALGTNAFPSLVRRVRPYLVPVYDYALMTEPLTAAQLAAIGWRGRQGLSDSANHFHYFRRTADDRILWGGYDVLYHFGSRIHPDLDQRPETFATLARHFFACFPQLEGVRFTHRWGGVIDTCSRFAPFFGTAHGGRVAYAAGYTGLGVGATRFGAEVMLDLLDGVESERTALEMVRTKPLPFPPEPVRWAGIGLTQWSLARADARGGHRNLWLRALDRLGLGFDS
- a CDS encoding ABC transporter ATP-binding protein: MTIGKEHHMTSAVSAADLAPTPYAWEIRATGLKVRVGRKRMAVDGLDLSLGTGVHGLLGPNGAGKTTLIRALATVLRPTGGTLELLGESAGGMGEHRALRRRIGYLPQEFGYYKRFTAREFVEYMAWLKEVPKADIPAAVQRAVERVGLADRADERMKNLSGGMVRRVGIAQAVVNDPAILLLDEPTVGLDPAQRLRFRELLQELGTDTCVLVSTHLVEDVAAACTDVVLLDEGRLVFQGTPDELAAAGGPGHTGDSPLERGYSALLQGPGRERGAW
- a CDS encoding zf-HC2 domain-containing protein — translated: MRAEHASTRIIEAYAHGGADLAADEVWAVEAHLETCRVCRDRLSAVVGAEVPAVAALVDSVWSGLEPRLAVTATMPRGRRRPARLSRWMTPVMVPWLAMVVGVTLLALLLDVVGTGTGTGAGEVSLVLLSAPVLPVLGVAASWSRGLDPAYELTASVPRAGLPLVLRRTAAVLAVVVPALLVCGWVTGVMVAQWLLPCLAFTAATLALGGAVGVTRAAVVLAAVWAAVVVAPTLATSRTAFALQTGGLPAWGLILALGIGVVIARRGAYSVLGAHR
- a CDS encoding Lrp/AsnC family transcriptional regulator, coding for MARDDRKANGGPAMDAVSLAIIEQLQEDGRRPYAAIGKAVGLSEAAVRQRVQKLLDQGAMQIVAVTDPLTVGLLRQAMLGINVEGDLEPVADALAEMEEVAYAVITAGSFDLIVEVVCEDDAHLHEVINKRIRTLPGVRSTESFVYLKLRKQTYTWGTR
- a CDS encoding trypsin-like serine peptidase; the encoded protein is MRLRRTFLSLSAAAVVLLAGLETASAQSPSSGQPSSDPGATTTATARLDTGARINSADAAEELERYWTPERMRNAIPVSVEGTAQRAGEAAGDTAEGPARSTPSAPPRKDMVRPTITETAVAGKVFFTKPSDGKDYVCSASALNSSSKQMAITAGHCVHEGNGGDWMRNWAYVPRYRDGNRPFGTFAAKQYRAFNGWINDGSFDWDVAMVTTWPLNSQKLVNVTGGNGLSYNYSREQAVTVNGYPGDRDNGQRQWYCQGTTQRVGVLDGRIQLRCDFGGGSSGGPWMRQFNESSGLGYTNGVTSTINSEGWNRSSYFGDSVKQMFDDQGGAT
- a CDS encoding aspartate aminotransferase family protein encodes the protein MGNPITVSKDLSRTAYDHLWMHFTRMSSYENAPVPTIVRGEGTHVFDDRGKRYLDGLSGLFVVQAGHGRAELAEAAQKQARELAFFPIWSYAHPRAVELAERLAGYAPGDLNKVFFTTGGGEAVETAWKLAKQYHKLTGNHTKYKVISRAVAYHGTPQGALSITGLPALKAPFEPLVPGAHKVPNTNFYRAPVHGDDPEAFGRWAADQIEQEILFEGPETVAAVFLEPVQNAGGCFPPPPGYFRRVREICDRHDVLLVSDEVICAFGRLGTMFACDKFDYVPDIITCAKGMTSGYSPIGAAIISDRLAEPFYRGDSTFLHGYTFGGHPVSAAVALANLDIFEREGLNQHVLDQENAFLTTLERLHDLPIVGDVRGNGFFYGIELVKDKATKETFTDEETERVLYGFLSPALFENGLYCRADDRGDPVVQLAPPLISDQRTFDEIEQILRTVLTEAWTKL